The Nitrosococcus watsonii C-113 genome includes the window TGCACCCCTGGTTTTGATAACTGCGTGGGAAGCACTGCATGATCGGGCACAAATCCAGCCAGAGCACAGGGTGCTTATTCACGGTGGCGCGGGAGGTGTGGGCCATGTGGCTATTCAGTTGGCTAAACAGACGGGGGCTCAGGTCTGTACTACCGTAAGTTCCGAAGAGAAAGGGGAGTTCGCCCGCTCCCTGGGAGCGGACCATGTTATTAACTACCGGGAAACGGATTTTGTCGAAGCCATCATGGAATGGACGGACAGCAAAGGGGTGGACGTGGCATTTGATACGGTGGGGGGAGAAACTTTTGCAAAGAGCTGCGGAGCCGTCGCCATGTATGGGGATTTAGTCACCATTCTGCAGCCGGATGCTAATATGAATTGGAGTACGGCGCGAGCGCGTAATCTTCGCTTTAGTTTGGAATTGATGCTGACTCCTATGCACCAGGGTCTTATCTCTGCCTTAGAACATCAAACGGATATCCTGCATTGCTGCGCTGAATTATTCGACTCCGAGCGTCTTCGGCTCCACCTCCAGCAGACCTTTCCCTTGGCGGAAGCGGCGGCTGCCCACCGTTTGCTGGAGCAGGGAGGGATGATGGGTAAATTAGCCCTTGAGGTGGGTTAGCTTGCCTCTAAACTAGTCTTATAGCTAGACGAGTGGGATGTCCATTTATATATGGTGTTGTCGATCCTGCTCAAGCAAGGCCAGCATTGTGGCCATATCTTCAGGTAGGGGCGCTTCCCAATTCATTGCCTGCTTCTTTTCCGGATGAACCAAACCTAAGCGGGCGGCATGCA containing:
- a CDS encoding zinc-dependent alcohol dehydrogenase family protein, whose product is MKAIVMTATGGPEVLQLQTLPKPTIRQPGEVLIQLKGAGINPVDTKLRTRGTFYPDRSPTILGCDGAGIVDAVGEEVKNFKKGDEVYFCFGGIGGPEGNYREYAVVDHRFIAKKPKKLSFVEASAAPLVLITAWEALHDRAQIQPEHRVLIHGGAGGVGHVAIQLAKQTGAQVCTTVSSEEKGEFARSLGADHVINYRETDFVEAIMEWTDSKGVDVAFDTVGGETFAKSCGAVAMYGDLVTILQPDANMNWSTARARNLRFSLELMLTPMHQGLISALEHQTDILHCCAELFDSERLRLHLQQTFPLAEAAAAHRLLEQGGMMGKLALEVG